In Mycobacterium sp. Aquia_213, the sequence GCGGGCGTCGGTCCGACCGGACCCGGAATCACTCCCGGTCCCGGCGCCGGCGGTTGAATCGGCGTCGGAGCCCGCAGCCCGATGGGCGGCAGGATCGGGTTCTCGTCGTAGGCGTTCGGCGGTCCCGGCGGGGTCTGCAGGTTCGACTGCACGGGCTCGATGTTCGGTCCGCCCATCAGTTCCTGAAGCGACTCCGGGGTCATCAGGCCCGCGGTGATCGGCCCCACCTGCTGGCCCTGCATGCCCGGGGCGACGATCCAGCCCTGCTGGGTGTTGCGGTGCGAGGTCGGCGTGTCCGGCACCCAGATACCCGGGACCGTCGTGTCCTTATAGCCGTTCGGCGGGTGCAGCCGGTCCTCCGAGTACGCGACCTCCTTGGGCAACGTCTCGGCGGTGCTGAACAGGTTCAAGCCGAACGGTAGGTAGTTGAACTTGATCGCGTCGAGCACCGGCGCCAGGTACTGCGCGCACAGTTCGGCGGATTCCTGGTAGCCGAGCCGGCTGCCGGCCTGAATCGAGCTGCAGATGAACTGCATCGGGTTCGCGAAGTTCGTGATCGCGGGAATGGCGACCACCGAACCGTGCGACGGGTGATAGATCTGGTTGATGTTGGCCGCGGCCGTCGGCAGGACGTGCAGCGCGGTCTCCAGCCCGTTCAGCGGATCGGGCTGCACCAGCGTGTTCGTCGCGGTGGCCAGGTTGTTGATGTCGGTGGTCAGCACCTCGCGGTTCTTGTCCAGCCACGGGCGCACGGTGGTCAGCAGGCTGTCGAACTGCTGGAGGGCATTGGACAGGGCGCCGTCGTCCTGCGCGAGCCGTCCGGTGACATCGGCCAGGTTCTGGTTCAGCGCGACGAACTGCGCGTCGTCCTGGTGCAGCGCGTTGACGAACAGCGCCAGGCTGCGCACCACGGCGAAGAAGTCGCCACGGCCCTCGTTCAACGCGGTCAACGCCGACGACAGGCTGTTGAGCGCGGTGTTGATCTGCTTGCTCTTGCCGGCCAGACCGTCGGCGAACGACGAGATGACCTCACCGAACGGCCCCGTCGGCTGCTCCTTGGTCGGGCCCAGCTTCGAGA encodes:
- a CDS encoding virulence factor Mce family protein; amino-acid sequence: MSTIFDVRNVRLPKLSRTTVIIGALVVVVALVVGYVGYRLFEKLTNNTVVAYFPAANALYKGDKVQIMGLRVGSIDSIEPVGDKMKVTFHYENKYKVPANASAVILNPTLVASRAIQLEPPYKGGPVLGDNAVIPEERTQVPVEWDELRNSITNIISKLGPTKEQPTGPFGEVISSFADGLAGKSKQINTALNSLSSALTALNEGRGDFFAVVRSLALFVNALHQDDAQFVALNQNLADVTGRLAQDDGALSNALQQFDSLLTTVRPWLDKNREVLTTDINNLATATNTLVQPDPLNGLETALHVLPTAAANINQIYHPSHGSVVAIPAITNFANPMQFICSSIQAGSRLGYQESAELCAQYLAPVLDAIKFNYLPFGLNLFSTAETLPKEVAYSEDRLHPPNGYKDTTVPGIWVPDTPTSHRNTQQGWIVAPGMQGQQVGPITAGLMTPESLQELMGGPNIEPVQSNLQTPPGPPNAYDENPILPPIGLRAPTPIQPPAPGPGVIPGPVGPTPAPVGAPAPNAGGPPVAADFGGGQ